Proteins from a genomic interval of Asticcacaulis sp. AND118:
- the dinB gene encoding DNA polymerase IV: protein MENENIEPLRKIIHVDMDAFYASVEQRDNPELRGKPVAVGGMERGVVAAASYEARKYGIRSAMPSVTARRKCPDLIFVKPRFDAYKAVSKQIREIFEDYTELVEPLSLDEAYLDVTHNHKAIASATLIAQEIRARIKLKTGLTASAGVSYNKFLAKMASDYRKPDGLYVITPRMGPEFVETLMVGRFHGIGPATEEKMNRLGIMTGADLKAQDLAFLQKHFGVSGEYYYNIARGIDHRRVRPDRVRKSVGAENTFFQDIFSPDAARAALQPIVDKVWRYCDQHGTRGRTVTLKVKYTDFQQITRSHTAAATLLDKDELSRLSRNLLESVFPIAKGIRLLGVTLSSLGANDAQPEPQQLSLAI from the coding sequence ATGGAAAACGAGAACATCGAACCTCTGCGCAAGATCATCCATGTCGATATGGATGCCTTCTATGCCTCGGTGGAACAGCGCGATAATCCCGAACTGCGCGGCAAGCCCGTCGCCGTGGGCGGCATGGAACGCGGCGTCGTCGCCGCGGCCTCTTACGAAGCGCGCAAGTACGGCATCCGTTCGGCCATGCCTTCGGTCACCGCCCGGCGCAAATGCCCGGACCTGATCTTCGTCAAGCCGCGCTTCGACGCCTATAAGGCCGTGTCGAAGCAGATTCGTGAAATCTTTGAGGACTATACGGAGTTGGTCGAGCCGCTGTCGCTGGACGAGGCCTATCTCGATGTCACCCATAATCACAAAGCCATCGCTTCGGCGACGCTGATCGCGCAGGAAATCCGCGCGCGCATCAAGCTCAAAACCGGGCTGACGGCTTCGGCGGGGGTGTCCTACAACAAGTTTCTGGCCAAGATGGCCTCGGATTATCGCAAGCCCGACGGTCTCTACGTCATCACGCCACGCATGGGACCGGAATTTGTCGAGACCCTGATGGTCGGGCGTTTCCACGGCATCGGCCCGGCGACCGAAGAAAAGATGAACCGGCTGGGCATCATGACCGGCGCCGATCTCAAGGCGCAGGATCTCGCCTTTCTGCAAAAGCATTTCGGCGTGTCGGGCGAGTACTATTACAATATCGCGCGCGGCATCGATCATCGCCGCGTACGGCCCGACCGGGTGCGCAAGTCGGTGGGGGCGGAAAACACCTTCTTTCAGGACATCTTCTCCCCCGATGCCGCCAGGGCCGCGCTGCAGCCCATCGTCGACAAGGTATGGCGCTATTGCGATCAGCACGGCACGCGCGGGCGCACCGTGACGCTGAAGGTCAAATATACCGACTTTCAGCAGATCACCCGCAGCCACACGGCGGCCGCCACCTTGCTCGACAAGGACGAACTGTCGCGCCTGTCGCGCAATCTGCTCGAAAGCGTCTTTCCGATCGCCAAGGGCATCCGCCTGCTGGGCGTGACCCTGTCGTCGCTGGGGGCCAATGACGCGCAGCCCGAGCCGCAGCAACTGAGTCTCGCCATTTAA